One Micromonospora craniellae genomic region harbors:
- a CDS encoding putative protein N(5)-glutamine methyltransferase: protein MRPVSPAEFDALVRRLREAGCVWAEDESRLLVEGADSPEALAGLVDRRVAGEPLEHLLGWAEFCGERIGVRPGVFVPRSRTALLVSAAVAVTGPAATVVELCCGSGAVTSALAGRLTTPRLVAAVDLDPTAVACARRNLADLAVPVLCGDLFAPLPAACRGALDLVVANAPYVPTTALPLLPPESRWHEAPVALDGGPDGLAVLRRVATTAPRWLAPGGHLVVEVGEDQVDELRTVLTGVGLVPEVVRDGDLGATVMTACRPACAGHRRNGPAGMAGRRTEN, encoded by the coding sequence ATGCGGCCCGTCTCCCCGGCCGAGTTCGACGCCCTGGTGCGCCGGCTGCGGGAGGCGGGTTGTGTCTGGGCCGAGGACGAGAGCCGGCTGCTGGTGGAGGGGGCGGACAGCCCGGAGGCGTTGGCCGGTCTGGTCGACCGGCGGGTCGCGGGTGAACCCTTGGAGCATCTGCTCGGCTGGGCGGAGTTCTGCGGCGAGCGGATCGGCGTACGCCCGGGGGTCTTCGTGCCCCGGTCGCGTACCGCGTTGCTGGTCTCGGCCGCCGTGGCGGTGACCGGACCGGCGGCGACCGTGGTGGAGCTGTGTTGCGGTTCCGGCGCGGTGACCAGCGCGCTGGCCGGTCGGCTCACCACGCCCCGGCTGGTGGCCGCGGTCGACCTGGATCCGACGGCGGTGGCCTGTGCCCGGCGGAACCTGGCCGACCTGGCGGTGCCGGTGCTCTGCGGTGACCTCTTCGCGCCGCTGCCGGCCGCCTGCCGGGGTGCTCTGGACCTGGTGGTGGCGAACGCCCCGTACGTGCCGACGACGGCGCTGCCGTTGCTGCCGCCCGAGTCCCGCTGGCACGAGGCACCGGTGGCGCTGGACGGCGGCCCGGACGGCCTGGCGGTGCTGCGCCGGGTCGCCACCACCGCGCCGCGGTGGCTCGCGCCGGGCGGGCACCTGGTGGTGGAGGTGGGGGAGGACCAGGTGGACGAGTTGCGGACGGTGCTGACCGGTGTCGGGCTGGTGCCGGAGGTGGTCCGTGACGGCGATCTGGGGGCCACCGTGATGACCGCCTGCCGGCCGGCCTGTGCCGGGCACCGCAGGAACGGCCCGGCGGGCATGGCAGGCCGGCGGACCGAGAACTAA
- a CDS encoding lysophospholipid acyltransferase family protein, giving the protein MGRRRLGFWRRFAVVLVKPVVTVWTRRTWRGMEYLPQDGPVIIVANHISHADPLVSAHFVYDAGRWPQFLGKASVFKVPVIGWILHRCRQIPVERGSVDAVKSLDALVKALSEGAAVIIYPEGTTSREPDLWPMKGKTGAARLALTTGAPVVPVAMWGPEQMFDPRRARLNPRPRIPVTVVAGPPVDLSHWAGSAPSRQVLEEMTDVIMLRVRDLLAEIRGGTPPPLWQRTSRANADRPEAAS; this is encoded by the coding sequence GTGGGTCGGCGCAGGCTGGGGTTCTGGCGGAGGTTCGCCGTGGTGCTGGTCAAGCCGGTGGTGACCGTATGGACCCGGCGTACCTGGCGGGGCATGGAGTACCTGCCGCAGGACGGCCCGGTGATCATCGTGGCGAACCACATCTCGCACGCCGATCCGCTGGTGTCGGCGCACTTCGTCTATGACGCCGGTCGGTGGCCGCAGTTCCTCGGCAAGGCGAGCGTGTTCAAGGTTCCGGTAATCGGCTGGATCCTGCACCGGTGCCGCCAGATCCCGGTGGAGCGCGGCTCGGTCGACGCGGTCAAGTCGCTGGACGCGTTGGTCAAAGCCCTGAGCGAGGGCGCGGCGGTGATCATCTATCCGGAGGGCACCACCAGCCGGGAGCCGGACCTGTGGCCGATGAAGGGCAAGACCGGCGCGGCCCGGCTGGCACTGACCACCGGTGCCCCGGTCGTGCCGGTGGCGATGTGGGGGCCGGAGCAGATGTTCGACCCGCGCCGTGCCCGGCTCAACCCGCGCCCCCGCATCCCGGTGACCGTGGTGGCCGGGCCGCCGGTCGACCTGAGCCACTGGGCCGGGTCAGCGCCGAGCCGGCAGGTGCTCGAGGAGATGACCGACGTGATCATGCTGCGGGTGCGGGACCTGCTCGCCGAGATCCGGGGCGGCACACCCCCGCCGCTCTGGCAGCGCACCTCCCGCGCCAACGCCGACCGCCCCGAGGCAGCGTCATGA
- a CDS encoding NAD(P)H-dependent glycerol-3-phosphate dehydrogenase, translated as MSERQPRGGAQQSGHVAVLGAGSWGTAFAKILGDAGRDVTIWARRQAIADVLRDERRNPEYLPGVVLPQRVTGTGDAAEAIEGAEMVVLAVPSQTLRGNLAEWVGHLHPDATLVSLMKGIELGTTKRMSEVIVETAGVAADRVVVVSGPNLAPEIAAEQPAATVVAGTDADRAAQVQHSITTPYFRPYTNDDVVGCELGGAVKNVIALAYGIATAMGFGHNTRAMLVTRGLAETARLGVALGADPLTFAGLAGMGDLVASCSSPSARNRTFGEHLGRGATLEEARVATRQTAEGVKSALAIRDLARAHGVEMPITEQVELVCHEGVDPRRAVRALMSRTTKPE; from the coding sequence ATGAGCGAGCGTCAGCCCCGTGGCGGCGCGCAGCAGAGCGGGCATGTGGCGGTGCTGGGGGCCGGGTCGTGGGGGACGGCGTTCGCCAAGATCCTCGGTGACGCCGGGCGGGACGTCACGATCTGGGCGCGGCGGCAGGCCATCGCCGACGTCCTCCGGGACGAGCGACGCAACCCGGAGTACCTGCCGGGAGTGGTGCTGCCGCAGCGGGTCACCGGCACCGGTGACGCCGCCGAGGCGATCGAGGGCGCCGAGATGGTGGTGCTGGCGGTGCCCTCGCAGACGCTGCGCGGCAACCTCGCCGAGTGGGTCGGTCACCTGCACCCCGACGCCACCCTGGTCTCGCTGATGAAGGGTATCGAGCTCGGCACCACCAAGCGGATGAGCGAGGTCATCGTCGAGACCGCCGGGGTGGCGGCGGATCGCGTGGTGGTGGTCTCCGGGCCCAACCTGGCGCCGGAGATCGCGGCCGAGCAGCCGGCCGCCACCGTGGTCGCCGGCACCGACGCCGACCGCGCCGCGCAGGTGCAGCACTCGATCACCACGCCGTACTTCCGTCCGTACACCAACGACGACGTGGTCGGCTGTGAGCTGGGCGGGGCGGTGAAGAACGTGATCGCCCTGGCGTACGGCATCGCCACCGCGATGGGGTTCGGGCACAACACCCGCGCGATGCTGGTCACCCGTGGGCTGGCCGAGACCGCCCGGCTCGGGGTGGCCCTCGGCGCCGACCCGCTCACCTTCGCCGGCCTGGCCGGCATGGGCGATCTGGTCGCCTCCTGCTCGTCCCCGTCGGCCCGCAACCGCACCTTCGGCGAGCACCTGGGTCGGGGCGCCACGCTGGAGGAGGCGCGGGTGGCCACCCGGCAGACCGCCGAGGGGGTCAAGAGCGCGCTGGCGATCCGGGACCTGGCCCGCGCGCACGGGGTGGAGATGCCGATCACCGAGCAGGTCGAGCTGGTCTGCCACGAGGGGGTCGATCCGCGCCGCGCGGTCCGGGCCCTGATGAGCCGCACCACCAAGCCGGAGTGA
- a CDS encoding cold-shock protein, producing MQGTVATFDAATRSGLLLLDDGTELSFPARAFDASGLRLLRLGQRVRVETDAAGDVVRVTLPTMS from the coding sequence ATGCAGGGCACGGTGGCGACCTTCGACGCGGCGACCCGCAGCGGGCTGCTGCTGCTCGACGACGGCACCGAGCTGTCCTTCCCGGCCCGCGCCTTCGACGCCTCCGGGCTGCGGCTGCTCCGGCTCGGCCAGCGGGTCCGCGTCGAGACCGACGCCGCCGGAGACGTGGTTCGCGTGACCCTGCCGACGATGTCCTGA
- a CDS encoding cystathionine gamma-lyase translates to MDDEGFRLPKEDDRSAGDGTRCVHAGLPEPTPGAPFLPGPVFAAPYHLDPWQGPAAAPNGYGRPDNPTRRLLEAAIGELEGGDCRVFASGQAAITGLLLAVLRAGDTVVLPADGYFPVRAFATDTLAGNGVRVLFAPTAGPYPDFTGVRLVLVETPANPGLDVVDLPALAERAHTAGALLAVDNTTATPLGQRPLDLGANLVVASGAKALTGHSDLLLGYLATRSAPLLEQATAWRTVTGAVPGAFDAWLAHRSLATLDLRLARQTANAEALARLLAARPDVTGVRWPGLPDDPAYPVASRQMRRMPGVLSFDLGGAERVARFLDAARLVGAATSFGGLHTTADRRAQWGDDTPPGFVRLSCGVEDTVDLVADVTAALDAAT, encoded by the coding sequence GTGGACGACGAGGGTTTCCGCCTCCCGAAGGAGGACGATCGGTCCGCCGGTGACGGCACCCGGTGCGTACACGCGGGTCTGCCCGAGCCGACGCCCGGCGCGCCGTTCCTGCCCGGTCCGGTCTTCGCCGCGCCGTACCACCTGGACCCGTGGCAGGGACCGGCGGCGGCGCCGAACGGCTACGGGCGGCCGGACAACCCGACCCGCCGGCTGCTGGAGGCGGCGATCGGCGAGCTGGAGGGCGGCGACTGCCGGGTCTTCGCCAGTGGCCAGGCGGCGATCACCGGCCTGCTGCTGGCGGTGCTGCGGGCCGGTGACACCGTGGTGCTGCCCGCCGACGGCTACTTCCCGGTGCGCGCGTTCGCCACCGACACGTTGGCCGGCAACGGGGTACGGGTGCTGTTCGCGCCGACCGCCGGGCCCTACCCGGACTTCACCGGCGTACGCCTGGTGCTGGTGGAGACACCGGCCAACCCGGGCCTGGACGTGGTGGACCTGCCCGCCCTGGCCGAGCGGGCACACACGGCCGGTGCCCTGCTGGCGGTGGACAACACCACCGCCACGCCGCTCGGCCAGCGCCCGCTGGACCTCGGCGCGAACCTGGTGGTGGCCTCCGGCGCCAAAGCCTTGACCGGGCACTCCGACCTGCTGCTCGGCTACCTCGCCACCCGGTCGGCCCCGCTGCTGGAACAGGCCACCGCGTGGCGGACGGTCACCGGGGCGGTGCCCGGGGCGTTCGACGCCTGGCTGGCCCACCGGTCGCTGGCCACCCTCGACCTGCGACTGGCCCGGCAGACGGCGAACGCGGAGGCGCTGGCCCGGCTGCTCGCGGCCCGCCCCGACGTGACGGGGGTGCGCTGGCCTGGCCTGCCGGACGACCCGGCGTACCCGGTGGCGTCGCGGCAGATGCGGCGGATGCCGGGGGTACTCTCCTTCGACCTGGGTGGTGCCGAGCGGGTCGCCCGGTTCCTCGACGCGGCCCGGCTGGTCGGCGCGGCGACCTCGTTCGGCGGCCTGCACACCACCGCCGACCGGCGGGCGCAGTGGGGCGACGACACCCCACCCGGCTTCGTCCGGCTCTCCTGCGGGGTGGAGGACACCGTCGACCTGGTCGCCGACGTCACGGCCGCACTGGACGCGGCAACCTGA
- the cofC gene encoding 2-phospho-L-lactate guanylyltransferase translates to MSQPWTVVVPVKRLVAAKSRLRGGLPGVPHEELALALVADTLDAVRACPEVVEVLVVTDDARVRAEALAATARVLPDVPDAGLNAAFRHGAAQVSGPVAGITADLPALRPAELAAALRAVGEAPPGVRCYVADAPGAGTVLLAAPAGVPLRPCFGPGSATAHAASGARPLAGDWPSLRRDVDTPDDLAAAARLGLGPRTARLAAGCLTG, encoded by the coding sequence GTGAGTCAGCCCTGGACCGTGGTGGTGCCGGTCAAGCGCCTGGTCGCCGCGAAGTCGCGGCTGCGTGGCGGGCTGCCCGGCGTACCGCACGAGGAGCTGGCGCTGGCGCTCGTGGCCGACACCCTCGACGCGGTGCGGGCCTGTCCCGAGGTGGTCGAGGTGCTCGTGGTCACCGACGACGCCCGGGTCCGCGCCGAGGCCCTCGCGGCCACCGCCCGGGTGCTGCCGGACGTCCCGGACGCCGGCCTCAACGCCGCGTTCCGGCACGGCGCGGCACAGGTGTCCGGCCCGGTGGCCGGGATCACCGCCGACCTTCCCGCGCTGCGCCCGGCCGAGCTCGCGGCGGCGCTGCGCGCGGTGGGGGAGGCGCCGCCCGGCGTCCGCTGCTACGTGGCCGACGCGCCGGGCGCCGGCACCGTGCTGCTGGCCGCGCCGGCGGGCGTACCCCTTCGGCCGTGCTTCGGGCCCGGCTCGGCCACGGCGCACGCGGCGAGCGGCGCCCGGCCGCTGGCCGGCGACTGGCCGAGCCTGCGCCGGGACGTGGACACCCCGGACGACCTGGCCGCCGCCGCCCGGCTCGGGCTCGGGCCGCGCACCGCGCGACTGGCCGCCGGCTGCCTCACCGGCTGA